One Peribacillus simplex NBRC 15720 = DSM 1321 genomic region harbors:
- a CDS encoding 5-formyltetrahydrofolate cyclo-ligase, with amino-acid sequence MRENKNKLRKEVRSRLMELSKKEHEELSNRIAENLFSLEEWKKAETIGITISIPPEVPTVRIIEQAWSEGKEVAVPKCDPEKKTMEFKKISSFNQLESVYYGLLEPVAETAKARKEELDALIVPGLAFTKEGYRLGFGGGYYDRFLSYYRGDTLALTYELQLMDELPIEVHDIAVGKLITPSRVIRTYAH; translated from the coding sequence ATGAGAGAAAACAAGAATAAGCTCCGCAAAGAAGTTAGGTCCCGTTTAATGGAGCTGTCTAAAAAGGAACATGAAGAACTATCGAACAGAATCGCTGAAAACTTATTTTCCCTGGAGGAATGGAAAAAAGCTGAAACAATTGGCATCACCATCTCCATCCCGCCTGAAGTTCCAACAGTACGAATCATCGAACAAGCATGGAGTGAAGGAAAAGAAGTGGCTGTACCAAAATGTGATCCTGAAAAAAAGACAATGGAATTCAAAAAAATTTCGTCCTTCAATCAGCTGGAGTCTGTTTATTACGGATTGCTAGAACCAGTGGCTGAAACAGCCAAGGCCCGCAAAGAGGAATTAGATGCATTGATCGTACCCGGTCTTGCTTTTACCAAGGAAGGGTATCGCCTAGGCTTTGGAGGGGGATATTATGACCGTTTCCTATCTTATTACCGAGGAGATACATTGGCCCTTACATACGAGCTTCAGTTAATGGATGAACTCCCGATAGAGGTACATGATATTGCGGTCGGCAAACTCATTACCCCATCCAGGGTTATACGCACGTACGCCCATTAA
- the rpmG gene encoding 50S ribosomal protein L33 has translation MRVNITLACTECGDRNYISKKNKRNNPDRLELKKYCSREKRSTTHRETK, from the coding sequence ATGCGCGTAAATATTACATTAGCTTGCACTGAATGTGGAGACCGTAACTATATTTCTAAAAAAAATAAACGTAACAATCCAGACCGTCTTGAGCTTAAAAAATACTGCTCAAGAGAAAAACGCAGCACGACTCACCGTGAAACAAAGTAA